AAATAGTTAGAGTTGCCGTTATCACTGAGCCTGATTCAGCAGATACCATAGTTCAAACTCTAGCAAAATCTCACCCTAATGATGTCGTCAGTATTTTAGCTACAGCAATAGAAGCCGTTCCCTTCGTTGGAGAATATATAGTAGATGCATTACTCGCGGTTTTCCCAGGAAAGGCGGAACAGGTTATCAGCACTGCGGTGAAAGAAAGTATTACTGATGATGAGCATGTCAGAAAGATTTTAGAAACTGCGCAGAGTGCAGGGGTAAATGAAAAAGATTTAGCGAATTTTGCTCGTGAAGGTGGTGCTTCGGAAGCTCTTGTTGCTCAAACTCTAAATAAAGATAAAGACAAAAACTAAACTAGCTCACTGTTATTTCTCTATAGGCTTAATTCTTCTCTTGAATTTTAGGCAATAAAAAACCGGGCTATGCCCGGTTTTTTAATTTGGCTCTGCTGCAATTATTCTGCCGCAGTCTCTTCAGTCGTCTCTACTGCTTCACCAGAAGCACGATCAACCAGTTCTACATAAGCCATAGGTGCATTGTCACCAGTACGGAAACCGCACTTCATGATGCGAGTGTAACCACCTGGACGCTCAACATAGCGAGGACCAAGTTCGTTAAACAATTTACCCACTACTTCTTTATCACGAGTACGAGCAAATGCCAGTCTGCGATTAGCAACACTGTCTTGCTTGGCCAATGTGATTAGAGGCTCAAGTACACGGCGCAATTCTTTAGCTTTTGGCAAAGTTGTTTTGATAATTTCATGCTTTACCAATGAACCTGCCATATTACGGAACATAGCCTGACGATGGCTGCTGTTTCGGTTAAGCTGACGACCACTCTTACGATGGCGCATAATTCTACCCTTCCTATAACAATCGGATTAACAGGTAATCAGATTACTCTTTTTCAGCAATGCTTTCTGGTGGCCAATTTTCCAGGCGCATACCCAGAGATAGACCACGAGAAGCCAACACGTCTTTGATCTCGGTAAGTGATTTCTTACCAAGGTTAGGAGTTTTCAACAACTCAACCTCGGTACGTTGTACCAAATCACCGATATACTGAATCGCTTCAGCTTTAAGACAGTTAGCGGAACGTACTGTAAGCTCCAAGTCATCAACAGGTCGAAGAAGAATGGGATCAAACTCTGGTTTTTCCTCTTTCTCTTCTGGTTCTGACATATCACGAAGATCCACGAAGGCATCCAGTTGCTCTGCCAAAATAGTTGCAGAGCGACGAATAGCTTCTTCTGGATCGATAGTGCCATTAGTTTCCATATCGATGATCAGCTTATCCAAGTCAGTGCGTTGTTCAACACGAGCAGACTCAACATTATAAGCAATACGCTCAACAGGGCTGAATGAAGCATCAACCAATAGACGACCGATCGGACGGTCATCCTCTTCAGAGGAACGACGTGCAGAAGCTGGTACATAACCACGACCCATTTCAACCTTAATACGCATACTGATTTCAGCGTCTCCGGTCAAAGTACAGATTACGTGGTCAGGATTAACGATTTCAACATCACCATCGTGTTGAATATCACCAGCTACAACAGGGCCTGCACCAGATTTAGTTAACGTCAACATTGCTTCTGTTTTGCCTTCAAGGCGCACAGCTAAACCTTTCAGGTTAAGCAAGATTTCGATTACGTCTTCTTGCACACCCTCTTTGGTGCTGTACTCGTGCAAAACACCATCAATTTCTACTTCAGTCACAGCACATCCAGGCATAGACGAAAGTAAAATTCGACGCAACGCATTACCAAGTGTATGTCCAAAACCCCTTTCCAGCGGTTCCAGAGTGACCTTGGCGCGGGTTGCATTGACGTTTTCAATCTCAACTAACCTTGGTCTAAGGAAATCAGTAACAGAACCCGACATTGTATCCTCTCTTTAACTAGCCAACTTTACTTACTGTAAAGTTCAACAATAAGTTGTTCGTTGATTTCTGCAGACAAATCGCTTCTTTCAGGGATGCGCTTGAACGTACCCTTCATTTCCTTTCCGTCTACTTCAATCCAGGTTGGTTTTTCGCGTTGCTCAGAAAGCTCCAAAGCAGCAGCGATACGCGATTGCTTCTTGGATTTTTCGCGAACAGCTACAACGTCTTCGGCTGATACGTTGTAAGATGGAATATTTACAACCTGACCGTTAACCATAATCGCTTTGTGGCTTACAAGTTGACGCGCTTCAGCACGTGTACTTGCAAAACCCATACGATAAACAACGTTATCCAGACGCTGTTCCAACAATTGCAACAAGTTTTCACCAGTGTTGCCAGTGCGTCTTGCAGCTTCTTTATAGTAGTTACGGAATTGCTTTTCCAGTACGCCGTACATACGACGAACTTTTTGCTTTTCGCGCAACTGTACACCGTAGTCTGAAAGACGACCACGACGCGCACCGTGTTGTCCAGGGGCCGTTTCAATATTACATTTTGAATCTACCGCACGAACGCCACTTTTCAAGAACAAGTCTGTGCCTTCGCGACGACTTAGCTTGAGTTTTGGACCCAAATATCTTGCCATGATTATTCTCCAACAATACGCCGATTAAACGCGACGTTTTTTCGGTGGACGACAACCGTTGTGAGGAATAGGCGTCACATCGGTAATGTTGGTAATGCGGTAACCTGTCGCATTCAGTGCGCGAATTGCAGATTCACGACCTGGGCCAGGACCTTTTACAAACACTTCCAAGTTTTTCAAACCATATTCCTGTGCAGCGGTACCAGCACGCTCAGCAGCAACCTGCGCAGCAAAAGGAGTTGATTTACGTGAACCACGGAAACCAGAACCACCCGATGTTGCCCATGCAAGTGCATTACCTTGGCGGTCAGTAATCGTCACAATGGTATTATTGAAGGAAGCATGGATGTGAGCCATCCCATCTGCTACCTGGCGTTTTACGCGCTTACGCGTACGAGTTGGTGCTTTTGCCATATCTTATTCCCCCGCTTACTTCTTAATAGGCTTACGAGGACCTTTGCGAGTACGAGCGTTCGTTTTTGTACGCTGTCCACGCAGAGGCAAGCTACGGCGGTGGCGAATGCCACGAAAGCAGCCTAGGTCCATCAAACGTTTGATGTTCATTTGTACTTCACGACGCAAGTCACCTTCAACAGTGAACTGTGCGACGCGATCACGCAACTGATCCAATTCAGCTTCGGACAAGTCTTTAATTTTAGTAGTTTCGGCAACACCAGCTTCGGCACAAATCAATTTTGCGCGAGTCGTACCAATACCGTAGATTGAACGAATTGCAACCACAGCATGCTTGTGTTCCGGAATGTTAATGCCAGCTATACGGGCCATTAACAGCACTCCTCTATATAAGTTAGTCGCCAGATAAAAAGCCCGTAAGGATACTTATCCGGCATATTAATTGCAAATATTTTAATCAGAACGCATTCCATCGAAACGGAAACATTCAAATACTGCGTAAAGTGTCCAGCTACAAAATGCAACTGGACAGTTTTATCCGCTTAGCCTTGTCTTTGCTTATGCTTAGGCTCACTGCAGATTACACGCACAACGCCGTTGCGCTTGATAATCTTACAGTTACGGCATATTTTCTTTACGGATGCACGAACTTTCATTTCATCACTCCGTCAGTGCCAACTTAGCGACCGTAGCCTTTAAGATTGGCTTTTTTCAATACATTCTCATATTGATGAGACATCAAATGAGTTTGTACCTGTGCCATAAAGTCCATGATTACTACAACGATAATCAACAAGGATGTACCGCCAAAGTAGAACTGAACGCTCCACGCAATCATCATGAATTCGGGCACTAAACAGATAAAGGTAATATATAAAGCACCAGCTAATGTCAGGCGAGTCATTACTTTATCAATGTAACGCGATGTTTGTTCACCCGGACGAATACCCGGAACAAACGCGCCAGACTTTTTCAAGTTATCCGCTGTTTCGCGAGGGTTAAATACCAACGCAGTATAGAAGAAACAGAAAAAGATAATAGCTATCGCATAAAGCATGACATACAAAGGTTGACCAGGAGACAACATCACAGAGACGTCTTGTAACCAGGACAACGCTTCATTTTGACCAAACCAGGTGGCGATTGTACCAGGGAACAAAATAATGCTTGATGCAAAGATAGGTGGAATTACACCAGCCATATTCACCTTCAAAGGAAGGTGAGTGCTTTGCGTCCCCATCATTTTGCGACCTTGCTGTTGCTGCTTCGCATAGTTAACAACAATGCGACGCTGCCCACGCTCAACAAAGACAACAAAGTAAGTTACCGCAAGGATAACGATGCCAATGAAGAACAGGAACAACAGGTTCAAATCACCTTGTCTTGCTTGCTCTACCGTTTGGCCAATAGCCGTAGGTAAACCAGCAACAATTCCGGAGAAGATCAAGATAGAGATACCGTTACCGATACCTCTTTCTGTAATTTGCTCACCCAACCACATCAGGAACATAGTTCCAGTGACCAAGCTGACAACTGCCGTAAAATAGAACCCAAGACCAGGATTGACAACCAAGCCAGAAACCAGATTGGGTAAGCCAGTAGCAATACCAATCGCTTGGAAGATAGACAATACCAAAGTGAAATACCTTGTATATTGACTAATCTTGCGTCTTCCAGCCTCGCCTTCTTTTTTCAGTTCCATCATTGGTGGGTGCACCACAGTTAATAACTGAATAATGATGGACGCAGAAATGTAAGGCATGATCCCTAGTGCCAACACAGAGGCACGCTCAAGCGCGCCACCTGAGAACATGTTGAACATTTCAACAATAGTACCTTTCTGTTGTTCAAAAAGGTCGGCTAGCACCGCAGGATCAATACCAGGGATCGGCACATAAGAGCCAAATCTGAATACGATGATTGCTCCAAAAACGAACAACAATCGCGACTTCAGTTCACTCAAACCGCCTTTCGCTGAATCAAGTCCTGGTTTTGCCATGGTAGGTTATTCCTCTACTTTACCGCCAGCAGCTTCGATTGCTTCGCGGGCGCCTTTAGTTACCTTCAAACCTTTAACAGTCACCGCACGAGTAACTTCACCGCTTTTCATCACTTTAACGTACAGGCGGTCTTTTTTGACGATGCCAGACGCTTTCAAGCTTTCAAGTGAAACTACTTCGCCTTCAACCTTGCAGATTTCATTCAGAGTAACCTGATCCGCAAACAAAGATTTGCGAGATGTGAAACCAAACTTAGGTAAACGGCGCTGGATTGGCATTTGTCCGCCTTCGAAACCTGGACGCACAGTACCGCCAGAACGAGACTTCTGACCTTTGTGACCGCGACCACCAGTTTTACCAAGACCTGAACCAATACCTCTACCTAGACGTTTTGCGGGCGTCTTGGCTCCTTCAGCAGGAGCAATTGTATTTAAACGCATGTTACTCTCCTACTACCTGAACCATGTAATAAACTTTATTGATCATGCCACGTACCGCAGGCGTATCTTCACGCTCTACGACATGACCAATGCGACGCAAACCCAAACCAACCAAAGTCGCTTTATGCTTTGGAAGACGACCAATTGAGCTTTTGGTTTGCTTAATTTTAATCATGTTAGCCATGTTTAATTACCCCAAAATATTCTCAACGGACAATCCACGCTTAGCAGCAACTTGCTCAGGTGACCTCATATCAGTCAACGCTTTGATTGTTGCTCTTACCACGTTAATCGGGTTTGTGGAGCCATAACACTTAGACAATACGTTTTGAACGCCAGCAACTTCCAAAACCGCACGCATTGCACCACCGGCGATGATACCAGTACCTTCTGATGCAGGTTGCATGTAGACTTTAGAGCCTGAATGACGACCCTTAATAGGGTGTTGCAAAGTATTGCCATTCAATTCTACTGTGACCAGGTTACGACGCGCTTTTTCCATTGCTTTTTGAATAGCAGCAGGAACTTCGCGAGCTTTACCGTAACCAAAGCCAACGCGGCCATTGCCATCGCCAACTACAGTCAACGCGGTGAAGCTGAATATACGACCACCTTTAACCACTTTTGCAACACGGTTAACAGCGATCAACTTTTCCAGCATTTCACCATTTTGAACTTCTACTTTAGCCATAAATCACTCCTAGAACTGAAGACCAGCTTCACGAGCTGCATCAGCTAGTGCCTTGACACGACCATGGTATTTGAAACCACTTCTGTCGAATGCCACTTCTTTAACACCTTTTTCCAAAGCACGTTCTGCAATCGCTTTACCAACGAAAGCAGCGGCTTCAACGTTGCCGGTGTTCTTAAGGCTGTTACGTACATCTGCCTCAACAGTTGATGCCGCAGCCAACACTTCTGAACCCGTAGGGGTGATCAGCTGTGCATAGATGTGGCGAGGCGTACGGTGAACTACCAAGCGATGAGCCGCCAGTTCACGGATTTTATAACGTGCGCGGGAAGCGCGACGTAAACGAGATGTTTTCTTATCCATCGTACTAACCCCTTACTTTTTCTTGGCTTCTTTACGACGAACGATTTCGTCAGAATAACGAACACCTTTACCTTTATAAGGTTCAGGTGGGCGATAACCGCGGATGTTCGCCGCAACTTGACCAACCAACTGCTTATCACTGCCTTTAACCAGGATTTCAGTTTGAGTTGGTGTTTCAACGGTAATGCCAGCAGGCATTTCGTAAGCAA
Above is a window of Paraneptunicella aestuarii DNA encoding:
- the rplQ gene encoding 50S ribosomal protein L17, with product MRHRKSGRQLNRNSSHRQAMFRNMAGSLVKHEIIKTTLPKAKELRRVLEPLITLAKQDSVANRRLAFARTRDKEVVGKLFNELGPRYVERPGGYTRIMKCGFRTGDNAPMAYVELVDRASGEAVETTEETAAE
- a CDS encoding DNA-directed RNA polymerase subunit alpha, whose amino-acid sequence is MSGSVTDFLRPRLVEIENVNATRAKVTLEPLERGFGHTLGNALRRILLSSMPGCAVTEVEIDGVLHEYSTKEGVQEDVIEILLNLKGLAVRLEGKTEAMLTLTKSGAGPVVAGDIQHDGDVEIVNPDHVICTLTGDAEISMRIKVEMGRGYVPASARRSSEEDDRPIGRLLVDASFSPVERIAYNVESARVEQRTDLDKLIIDMETNGTIDPEEAIRRSATILAEQLDAFVDLRDMSEPEEKEEKPEFDPILLRPVDDLELTVRSANCLKAEAIQYIGDLVQRTEVELLKTPNLGKKSLTEIKDVLASRGLSLGMRLENWPPESIAEKE
- the rpsD gene encoding 30S ribosomal protein S4, with amino-acid sequence MARYLGPKLKLSRREGTDLFLKSGVRAVDSKCNIETAPGQHGARRGRLSDYGVQLREKQKVRRMYGVLEKQFRNYYKEAARRTGNTGENLLQLLEQRLDNVVYRMGFASTRAEARQLVSHKAIMVNGQVVNIPSYNVSAEDVVAVREKSKKQSRIAAALELSEQREKPTWIEVDGKEMKGTFKRIPERSDLSAEINEQLIVELYSK
- the rpsK gene encoding 30S ribosomal protein S11, producing MAKAPTRTRKRVKRQVADGMAHIHASFNNTIVTITDRQGNALAWATSGGSGFRGSRKSTPFAAQVAAERAGTAAQEYGLKNLEVFVKGPGPGRESAIRALNATGYRITNITDVTPIPHNGCRPPKKRRV
- the rpsM gene encoding 30S ribosomal protein S13, which codes for MARIAGINIPEHKHAVVAIRSIYGIGTTRAKLICAEAGVAETTKIKDLSEAELDQLRDRVAQFTVEGDLRREVQMNIKRLMDLGCFRGIRHRRSLPLRGQRTKTNARTRKGPRKPIKK
- the rpmJ gene encoding 50S ribosomal protein L36, which codes for MKVRASVKKICRNCKIIKRNGVVRVICSEPKHKQRQG
- the secY gene encoding preprotein translocase subunit SecY, translated to MAKPGLDSAKGGLSELKSRLLFVFGAIIVFRFGSYVPIPGIDPAVLADLFEQQKGTIVEMFNMFSGGALERASVLALGIMPYISASIIIQLLTVVHPPMMELKKEGEAGRRKISQYTRYFTLVLSIFQAIGIATGLPNLVSGLVVNPGLGFYFTAVVSLVTGTMFLMWLGEQITERGIGNGISILIFSGIVAGLPTAIGQTVEQARQGDLNLLFLFFIGIVILAVTYFVVFVERGQRRIVVNYAKQQQQGRKMMGTQSTHLPLKVNMAGVIPPIFASSIILFPGTIATWFGQNEALSWLQDVSVMLSPGQPLYVMLYAIAIIFFCFFYTALVFNPRETADNLKKSGAFVPGIRPGEQTSRYIDKVMTRLTLAGALYITFICLVPEFMMIAWSVQFYFGGTSLLIIVVVIMDFMAQVQTHLMSHQYENVLKKANLKGYGR
- the rplO gene encoding 50S ribosomal protein L15, with product MRLNTIAPAEGAKTPAKRLGRGIGSGLGKTGGRGHKGQKSRSGGTVRPGFEGGQMPIQRRLPKFGFTSRKSLFADQVTLNEICKVEGEVVSLESLKASGIVKKDRLYVKVMKSGEVTRAVTVKGLKVTKGAREAIEAAGGKVEE
- the rpmD gene encoding 50S ribosomal protein L30 translates to MANMIKIKQTKSSIGRLPKHKATLVGLGLRRIGHVVEREDTPAVRGMINKVYYMVQVVGE
- the rpsE gene encoding 30S ribosomal protein S5, producing MAKVEVQNGEMLEKLIAVNRVAKVVKGGRIFSFTALTVVGDGNGRVGFGYGKAREVPAAIQKAMEKARRNLVTVELNGNTLQHPIKGRHSGSKVYMQPASEGTGIIAGGAMRAVLEVAGVQNVLSKCYGSTNPINVVRATIKALTDMRSPEQVAAKRGLSVENILG
- the rplR gene encoding 50S ribosomal protein L18; its protein translation is MDKKTSRLRRASRARYKIRELAAHRLVVHRTPRHIYAQLITPTGSEVLAAASTVEADVRNSLKNTGNVEAAAFVGKAIAERALEKGVKEVAFDRSGFKYHGRVKALADAAREAGLQF